Proteins encoded by one window of Salicibibacter halophilus:
- a CDS encoding S1C family serine protease, with protein sequence MDRFKRREHDEREAGRFEEEDDGTEHDPEDGSDEDIPPEEPPLEDFYREEVEDAGTVKKKKGKKRWMKLGIIFVSFLLVIQGSTALIQLFQPDVVDFLSTSYELSQDEDVADWRESVVTLQVERPGATMRGTGFFINDDGLIATNRHVVEDALQTVVTLHDGSAYEATPVSESDEVDLALMQIEEDVAVDPLPLQSEEEDVEEGTYITIIGNPLNFTGIANEGEIIEAGNPTTISAPTYRGNSGSPAINEEGEVVGVIFATRHQPMGQGESVGLMVPVDEVWRHIHELGEEG encoded by the coding sequence ATGGATCGTTTCAAACGAAGGGAACATGATGAACGAGAAGCCGGGCGCTTTGAAGAAGAGGATGATGGGACCGAACATGATCCGGAAGATGGAAGCGATGAAGATATCCCGCCGGAAGAACCTCCCTTGGAGGATTTTTACCGCGAAGAAGTAGAAGATGCGGGTACTGTAAAGAAAAAGAAAGGCAAAAAGCGTTGGATGAAGCTAGGCATTATTTTTGTGTCCTTTTTACTAGTCATCCAAGGGTCCACCGCCCTTATTCAACTTTTTCAGCCTGATGTCGTGGATTTCCTGTCAACGTCTTATGAATTATCCCAAGATGAAGATGTGGCAGATTGGCGGGAATCCGTTGTCACGTTGCAAGTGGAAAGGCCGGGGGCAACGATGCGGGGAACAGGATTTTTTATCAATGATGATGGACTCATCGCCACGAATCGCCATGTGGTGGAAGACGCGTTGCAAACGGTCGTCACCCTGCACGATGGCTCCGCTTATGAAGCAACCCCCGTGAGCGAGTCCGACGAGGTGGATTTGGCATTGATGCAAATTGAGGAAGACGTTGCTGTCGATCCCCTTCCATTGCAATCGGAAGAAGAGGATGTCGAAGAAGGAACCTATATAACGATTATCGGGAACCCGTTAAATTTCACCGGCATCGCCAACGAGGGGGAGATTATTGAAGCCGGAAATCCAACAACCATTTCCGCCCCTACCTACCGGGGAAACAGTGGCAGCCCTGCCATTAATGAGGAAGGAGAGGTCGTCGGTGTCATTTTTGCAACAAGGCACCAGCCAATGGGACAAGGAGAAAGTGTAGGTTTGATGGTTCCCGTCGATGAAGTATGGCGGCACATTCATGAGTTAGGAGAGGAAGGGTAA
- a CDS encoding DUF6501 family protein: MQHLQWHSRPPLKTITCVHANAEKYKVDRVLTPGKTYDVQNETDEFYFIIDNTGIIGGFKKDYFRE, encoded by the coding sequence ATGCAACATTTGCAATGGCATAGCCGTCCCCCGCTTAAAACCATTACCTGTGTCCACGCAAACGCGGAGAAGTACAAAGTGGACCGGGTGCTTACACCGGGAAAAACATACGATGTACAAAATGAAACCGATGAATTCTATTTCATTATTGATAACACCGGGATTATCGGCGGGTTTAAAAAAGATTATTTTCGCGAATGA
- the addB gene encoding helicase-exonuclease AddAB subunit AddB, whose translation MQLRFYLGKSGSGKTTTLLNEVERALSEEAVDGPPILFLVPEQMTFQIEYQLTKKLGGMSRAHVLSFSRLALRVLQETGGNTEDRLQRAGVHMLLRKIVEEEKKHFRVYGRAADTDGFIHELEQMMTEMRRQALTPELITEKQSEMEKDGKTAGLRDKLHDISLVFERFEQAFQGTYMNTEEALKRLIQQLPDSEWLRDAIVYIDGFYDFSPQELYVIESLFPKVKEMTAALTIDHVPNQEMSPNELDRFYLTAKTYTKLTTLAKANNIGWNVRTFSDPSPSTQEKGQALQLFEAVNRRAEVEGVAREIIELVRDRGYQYGDIALLVRDDRPYDELLKRVFGRFEIPIFLDEKRSMMHHPVVELIRSTLEIVEKNWPFEAVFRAFKTDLFFSPTDRWRDWREKVDELENYVLANGIYGNKWKDQQHWHYRRHRNVMDTDGQTDMEKKIEARINNTRDALIAPLLTLETRLKQSGSVRARCEALYLFFEELQLPAKIERMRDQAIEDGALESAAEHDQVWENVMDLLDQFVDAAGDDDLSFFYFNRMMDAGLESMQFAIVPPAIDQVTIADMERSRLPDVRVTFIIGVNEGILPAKPEEEGLIRDRERDQLENIGISVGPSANERLWNEPFYLYMAEASPADLLIYSYALADEDGKTLLPSPLIGRLREQNPTMPKTFIEADAGSAEENMQWTFINHPEQSIEELAMQLQKWRNGEDIPDIWWHVYNWLAAKPKWKDRLRTALGSLFYKNHAIRLDDETTRELYGEDIQTSVSRMEMFQKCAFRHFGTHGLGLKEREVFKLEPPDIGELFHAALKDVAEVVRENNLVWSDLSDRECAKIARDTVENLLPHVQRNIMYSTNRHAYLSKKLEDVIVHTTKTLRTQAQSSSFVPIGLEVQFGKQEGNIPTYAFRLNNGRSLSLRGRIDRVDHAKSEDGDLLRVIDYKSSRQQWRLSDAFHGISLQMPVYLDIILHSSKQWLGADADIGGMFYFHVHNPIVEADESMDDTNIADRLLKQFKMQGVLPADENIATLMDEKLHEGGHSTIIPAFMKKGGGISDSKSSVVSQEDFQSLRRYLRAKMKEIGEELTDGNIGIEPYRTDKNEIACTYCPLQSVCQFDPTLSSNDYRLLPTLSNKETMEKMKREEEQ comes from the coding sequence ATGCAACTGCGTTTTTATTTGGGAAAAAGCGGAAGCGGGAAAACGACCACCCTTTTGAATGAAGTGGAACGTGCATTATCCGAAGAAGCTGTCGACGGTCCGCCCATTCTCTTTCTCGTTCCGGAACAAATGACGTTTCAAATCGAATACCAGTTGACAAAAAAACTCGGCGGAATGTCTCGTGCGCATGTGTTGAGTTTTTCACGTCTGGCGCTGCGGGTATTGCAGGAAACCGGGGGAAACACCGAAGATCGTTTGCAACGGGCCGGGGTTCATATGCTTCTTCGCAAAATCGTGGAAGAGGAGAAAAAGCATTTCCGGGTGTATGGGAGAGCAGCCGATACGGACGGCTTTATCCATGAGCTGGAACAGATGATGACGGAAATGCGCCGGCAAGCGCTGACACCGGAGCTGATTACCGAAAAGCAATCAGAAATGGAAAAGGATGGAAAAACGGCAGGGCTGCGCGATAAACTTCATGATATTTCCCTTGTTTTTGAGCGTTTTGAACAAGCTTTTCAAGGTACGTACATGAACACGGAAGAAGCGTTAAAACGACTCATCCAACAATTACCGGATTCGGAGTGGCTAAGGGATGCTATCGTTTATATCGATGGATTTTATGATTTCAGCCCCCAGGAGCTATATGTCATTGAATCCCTGTTTCCCAAAGTGAAGGAAATGACCGCCGCCCTCACCATTGACCATGTCCCAAATCAAGAGATGAGCCCCAATGAGCTTGACCGTTTCTACCTGACAGCGAAAACATATACAAAACTGACGACACTGGCCAAAGCAAATAACATCGGCTGGAACGTCCGCACGTTTTCAGATCCTTCCCCAAGTACTCAAGAAAAAGGGCAAGCACTTCAGTTGTTTGAAGCGGTAAATCGGCGCGCGGAAGTGGAAGGTGTTGCGCGAGAGATCATTGAGCTCGTTCGCGACCGTGGCTATCAATACGGGGACATTGCCCTTCTCGTGCGTGACGACCGACCGTACGATGAATTGCTGAAACGCGTGTTTGGCCGGTTTGAAATTCCGATATTTTTGGATGAAAAAAGATCGATGATGCACCACCCGGTCGTCGAACTTATTCGCTCCACACTTGAGATCGTTGAAAAAAATTGGCCGTTTGAAGCCGTTTTTCGCGCTTTCAAAACCGATTTGTTTTTTTCACCCACCGACCGTTGGAGGGACTGGCGCGAGAAAGTGGATGAGCTGGAAAACTATGTGTTAGCTAACGGCATTTACGGAAACAAATGGAAAGACCAGCAACATTGGCATTACAGACGACACCGAAATGTGATGGATACCGACGGGCAGACCGACATGGAAAAAAAGATTGAAGCCCGCATTAACAACACCCGGGATGCGTTGATCGCACCGTTGCTCACGTTGGAAACGCGTTTAAAACAGAGCGGAAGTGTACGTGCACGATGTGAAGCATTGTATCTTTTTTTCGAAGAATTGCAGCTGCCGGCTAAAATTGAAAGAATGCGGGATCAAGCGATCGAAGATGGGGCGTTGGAAAGTGCTGCCGAACATGATCAAGTGTGGGAAAATGTGATGGATCTGCTCGATCAATTTGTGGACGCGGCCGGAGATGATGATCTTTCCTTTTTTTACTTTAATCGTATGATGGATGCTGGATTGGAGAGTATGCAATTTGCGATCGTTCCGCCTGCCATTGACCAAGTGACGATTGCCGATATGGAACGTTCTCGTCTCCCGGATGTGCGTGTCACCTTTATTATCGGCGTGAACGAAGGCATTCTGCCGGCCAAACCGGAAGAGGAAGGGCTCATCCGTGACCGTGAACGCGATCAACTGGAAAACATCGGCATATCCGTCGGCCCTTCGGCCAATGAGCGTCTTTGGAATGAACCCTTTTACTTATATATGGCCGAAGCCAGTCCGGCTGATTTGCTTATTTACTCCTACGCGCTTGCCGATGAAGATGGGAAAACATTACTTCCTTCCCCTCTTATCGGACGTTTGCGGGAACAAAATCCAACCATGCCGAAAACATTTATCGAAGCTGATGCCGGCAGTGCTGAGGAAAATATGCAATGGACCTTTATCAATCACCCGGAACAATCGATTGAAGAATTAGCCATGCAATTGCAGAAATGGCGAAACGGCGAAGACATCCCTGACATTTGGTGGCACGTCTACAATTGGTTAGCGGCAAAACCAAAGTGGAAGGATCGCTTGCGAACCGCGTTGGGCAGTTTATTTTACAAAAACCACGCCATAAGGTTGGATGATGAAACGACGAGGGAGCTTTACGGCGAAGACATCCAAACAAGCGTCAGCCGGATGGAAATGTTTCAAAAATGTGCGTTTCGGCACTTCGGCACACATGGGTTAGGGTTAAAAGAACGGGAGGTTTTTAAATTGGAACCTCCCGATATCGGCGAACTTTTTCATGCTGCCCTTAAAGATGTAGCGGAAGTTGTTCGGGAGAACAATCTCGTTTGGTCGGATCTTTCCGATCGCGAGTGCGCGAAGATTGCCCGTGATACCGTAGAGAATCTGTTGCCCCACGTTCAACGGAATATTATGTACAGCACCAATCGACACGCCTACTTAAGCAAAAAGTTGGAAGACGTCATCGTCCATACGACGAAGACGTTAAGGACCCAGGCGCAATCATCAAGTTTCGTCCCCATTGGACTTGAAGTCCAATTCGGCAAACAAGAAGGAAATATCCCCACCTATGCATTTCGGCTAAACAACGGAAGAAGCCTTTCGTTACGCGGACGTATTGACCGCGTGGATCATGCCAAAAGCGAGGACGGTGATCTGTTGCGTGTGATCGACTATAAATCGAGCAGGCAGCAATGGCGTTTATCCGATGCTTTTCACGGGATTTCCTTACAAATGCCGGTCTATTTGGATATCATCTTGCATAGTTCCAAACAATGGTTGGGCGCGGATGCGGATATAGGGGGAATGTTTTATTTTCATGTCCACAATCCAATCGTCGAAGCAGATGAGAGCATGGATGATACGAATATTGCCGATCGACTTTTAAAACAATTTAAGATGCAAGGGGTTTTGCCCGCGGATGAAAATATTGCCACCCTAATGGATGAAAAGCTTCATGAAGGAGGCCATTCGACCATTATCCCTGCTTTCATGAAAAAGGGCGGCGGGATTTCCGATTCCAAATCATCCGTCGTTTCGCAAGAAGATTTTCAATCACTGCGACGGTATTTGCGCGCCAAAATGAAAGAAATTGGTGAAGAGCTGACGGATGGGAATATCGGGATCGAACCTTATCGCACCGATAAAAACGAAATCGCGTGCACCTACTGTCCGCTTCAATCGGTTTGTCAATTTGACCCTACGCTCTCAAGCAATGACTATCGATTGCTGCCAACCCTTTCGAATAAAGAAACGATGGAGAAAATGAAGCGAGAGGAGGAACAGTAA
- a CDS encoding metallophosphoesterase family protein, whose product MRILHTADWHLGRTLEGRDRKPEHEAFMDELMTIIDEYAIDAILIAGDLFDSSNPPADAERFYYESMRRLSDQGKRPVVLIAGNHDQPERLSAAMPLVQEQHIYMVGLPQSAAVKIPIKREKAHLHIAALPYPSEARLKESFSGAEAFSGDDETYRTEYDERIARLFQQLSSGFTNGNVNMAMSHLFLAGGAGSESERPIEMGGAYTVRPRSLPENVAYTALGHLHRPQWVKEAASPARYAGSPLAFSFNEAGTAKSVTVIDAKPDEQAQVTEVPLSSGKRLTRWRATEGISQVHRWLDERHGMNDWIDVSIHSEHTLKPNEIQAIRRSHPGIVTIRTVLPEEALKPMESRQHLPIDELFRQFYEKKSDGATPEPELTQLFLEILEEDDRLREEVTVR is encoded by the coding sequence ATGCGAATTTTACACACCGCGGACTGGCACTTGGGGCGTACATTGGAAGGCAGGGACCGCAAACCGGAGCATGAGGCATTTATGGATGAACTCATGACGATCATCGATGAGTATGCTATTGATGCCATTCTGATTGCCGGTGATCTTTTTGACAGCAGCAACCCACCTGCAGATGCCGAACGTTTTTATTATGAAAGCATGCGCAGGCTCTCCGATCAAGGAAAGCGGCCGGTCGTTCTCATCGCCGGCAACCACGACCAACCGGAACGATTGTCAGCCGCGATGCCCCTCGTGCAAGAACAGCACATTTACATGGTCGGATTGCCGCAATCCGCGGCGGTGAAAATTCCGATCAAGCGTGAAAAGGCCCATTTACACATTGCTGCGCTCCCATATCCCTCTGAGGCAAGGTTAAAGGAGAGCTTTTCCGGTGCCGAGGCATTTTCAGGAGATGATGAGACATATCGGACCGAGTATGATGAACGCATTGCCCGTTTATTTCAACAGCTAAGCAGCGGGTTCACAAATGGTAACGTCAATATGGCGATGAGTCATCTATTTTTGGCTGGAGGCGCCGGTTCGGAATCGGAACGTCCGATCGAAATGGGCGGTGCATACACCGTGCGCCCACGAAGTCTTCCCGAGAACGTTGCCTACACTGCTTTAGGCCATTTACATCGCCCCCAGTGGGTAAAAGAAGCAGCATCACCGGCCCGCTATGCCGGTTCCCCATTGGCATTCTCTTTTAATGAGGCGGGTACGGCCAAATCGGTAACGGTGATTGACGCAAAGCCCGATGAACAGGCTCAAGTGACAGAAGTACCGCTCTCGAGCGGGAAACGGCTGACACGTTGGCGGGCCACTGAAGGGATTTCACAAGTGCACCGCTGGTTGGATGAACGTCATGGAATGAACGATTGGATTGATGTATCGATTCATAGCGAGCACACACTCAAACCCAATGAGATTCAAGCGATCCGTCGTTCTCACCCGGGAATTGTCACCATTCGAACCGTTTTACCCGAGGAGGCGCTCAAACCAATGGAATCACGGCAACACTTACCCATTGATGAATTATTCCGGCAATTTTATGAGAAAAAGAGTGATGGAGCTACGCCGGAACCTGAACTGACGCAACTATTTTTGGAAATTCTGGAAGAAGATGATCGCTTACGAGAGGAGGTCACTGTCCGTTGA
- the addA gene encoding helicase-exonuclease AddAB subunit AddA — MNPDTEPVQWQIDEKPSNVRWTDDQWRAIALRGGNILVSAAAGSGKTAVLVERIARRVIDPNDPAEIDRLLVVTFTNAAAAEMSVRIGERLDEAIKDNPGSLHLQRQRQLLNRAHISTLHSFCNEVIRHYYYEASIDPNVRVANDTEREILKEEVLDELLEEYYGSGEAHFFELVDAYSGDRSDEGIRKLLLSIFTQARAHPEPSRWLEEAACMYEYPYENVEDTPWGASFQAYAREKLQVAIEALQKAISLAEHPSGPAKYIDVLTREKQMLESLIQDQTWDNWHATFKHFSPERMPAKDKEAEASIAKESKSYRDQAKDIINDVADIFAASPNAHLDKIRDMKEHVRLLMTLVQAFSDRYAAVKKEKALIDYEDLEHLTLQILREENGKTPSMVALAYQDYFTEILTDEYQDTNRVQEAILQLLSNGCNRFMVGDVKQSIYRFRLAEPSLFLEKQQSYGTLKSADVRNIRSEGVRVDLAENFRSRKQVLDGVNYVFKQVMDETIGDVQYDERQVLRYGNMDYDQSATGYENEVVLLDRSGHANADEEEELQTAEKEGQWIAEKIESMVESRFPVYDKHLGQTRPLEYRDITVLMRTMNAAPTFMDVFKQAGIPTYAAQSGGYFRRVEVQVMMALLRVIDNPYQDIPLASVLRSPIVGLRENELAEIRLAGKGQPFYEAMKKIVAEQPVLPGDAKLSFIEEKQRAGGEWRNRVAAFYSHLQKWRSQARNHSLSQLIWDLFHETGYDAFVGGLPGGKERQANLHALYDRARAYEQTSFRGLFRFLRFVDRMEERGDDLEVARTLGEQENVVKIMSVHKSKGLEFPVLFVAGMTKQFNLKDAQSPIQIHQSLGFGSKYTDTEKRATFQTLPLITIKEEARKEQISEELRILYVAMTRAKEKAILVGSSKDREKTVETWMKKTTAEHEQLPFQTRAQAKTFFDWIGPSIIRHPASSVLRETAENPSAFTLADESEWNVDLADTQGFSADESKSDDLETTLTKVQALQPVEIASQDDTDAALVQKRLDWTYPRLSATTHFAKQSVSEIKKRTDNEDPYAAKPMREHHFQSTNATRPRFMQEDKGSLHRAEIGTAMHTVMQRISLQVDTISQIEAAIEEMKENEQLSETQAQAIDIHAIFRFLQSDLGKRVRQSSHVYREVPFTFVKPADQIYSGWSDKDPEPILIQGVADCLFRDDDQRLVLIDYKNDQINSRMNETLLRNRYEEQVQLYAEAIEQIWKIDVREKYLYFFDGGFTIQI, encoded by the coding sequence ATGAACCCCGATACGGAACCGGTGCAGTGGCAGATCGATGAAAAGCCTTCTAACGTTCGCTGGACCGATGACCAATGGCGTGCGATTGCGCTTCGCGGAGGAAATATTCTCGTCTCAGCGGCCGCCGGAAGCGGAAAGACCGCTGTGCTCGTTGAACGGATCGCCCGTAGAGTTATCGACCCGAATGACCCTGCAGAGATCGATCGCTTGCTCGTCGTCACCTTTACAAACGCGGCAGCAGCTGAAATGAGTGTGCGCATTGGCGAACGACTGGATGAAGCAATAAAAGATAATCCCGGATCATTGCATTTACAACGGCAGCGCCAATTGTTAAACCGTGCCCATATCTCCACGCTTCATTCTTTTTGCAATGAAGTGATACGGCACTATTACTATGAAGCAAGTATTGACCCGAACGTGAGGGTGGCCAATGATACCGAACGGGAAATTTTAAAAGAAGAAGTGCTGGACGAGCTGTTGGAAGAATATTACGGTTCCGGGGAGGCGCATTTCTTTGAGCTGGTAGACGCTTACAGCGGCGACCGCAGTGATGAAGGTATCCGCAAGTTACTGCTTTCCATATTTACGCAAGCACGTGCGCACCCGGAACCTAGTCGTTGGCTGGAAGAGGCGGCTTGCATGTATGAATATCCATATGAAAATGTGGAAGACACCCCATGGGGAGCCTCTTTTCAAGCATACGCCCGTGAAAAATTGCAAGTCGCTATCGAAGCATTGCAAAAAGCAATCTCCCTTGCCGAACACCCTTCCGGCCCAGCGAAATACATCGACGTGCTAACAAGGGAAAAACAAATGTTGGAATCGTTGATCCAGGACCAGACTTGGGACAATTGGCACGCAACATTCAAACATTTCTCCCCGGAAAGGATGCCCGCCAAAGATAAAGAAGCGGAAGCGTCGATAGCAAAAGAAAGCAAAAGCTATCGGGATCAAGCAAAAGATATTATAAATGATGTTGCCGATATATTTGCCGCGAGCCCCAATGCTCATTTGGATAAGATTCGCGATATGAAAGAACATGTACGTTTGCTCATGACGCTCGTCCAAGCATTTAGCGATCGCTACGCAGCTGTAAAAAAAGAAAAAGCCCTTATCGACTATGAAGACTTGGAACATTTAACCTTGCAAATCTTGCGGGAAGAAAACGGAAAAACCCCATCGATGGTGGCTCTTGCCTACCAAGACTATTTTACGGAAATTCTTACGGATGAGTACCAGGATACAAACCGGGTCCAAGAAGCGATTCTTCAGTTGCTTTCCAACGGTTGCAACCGTTTCATGGTCGGGGATGTAAAACAGAGCATTTACCGTTTTCGCCTCGCTGAGCCTTCGCTTTTTTTGGAAAAACAACAAAGCTATGGAACATTGAAAAGCGCAGATGTGCGAAACATCAGAAGTGAAGGTGTCCGCGTGGACCTCGCGGAGAACTTTCGCAGCAGAAAACAAGTACTCGATGGCGTCAACTATGTTTTTAAGCAAGTCATGGATGAAACAATTGGCGATGTCCAATATGACGAGCGCCAAGTGCTTCGTTACGGGAACATGGACTATGATCAAAGTGCCACAGGATATGAAAACGAGGTTGTGTTGTTAGATCGATCAGGGCATGCGAACGCCGATGAGGAAGAAGAGCTTCAAACCGCTGAAAAAGAAGGGCAATGGATCGCGGAGAAGATTGAATCGATGGTGGAAAGCCGTTTTCCCGTATATGATAAACACCTTGGTCAAACCCGGCCGCTGGAATATCGGGACATTACGGTGTTGATGCGTACCATGAATGCAGCGCCAACGTTTATGGATGTCTTTAAGCAAGCGGGCATTCCAACGTACGCTGCCCAATCCGGCGGGTATTTCAGACGAGTGGAAGTGCAAGTCATGATGGCTTTGTTGCGTGTCATAGACAATCCGTACCAAGACATCCCGTTAGCAAGCGTACTCCGCTCGCCAATCGTCGGCCTGCGCGAGAATGAACTGGCCGAGATCCGCTTGGCCGGTAAGGGACAGCCGTTCTATGAAGCGATGAAAAAAATTGTTGCGGAACAGCCCGTCCTTCCGGGCGACGCTAAACTATCGTTTATCGAAGAAAAGCAAAGGGCGGGTGGAGAATGGAGAAACCGGGTGGCGGCTTTTTACAGCCATTTACAAAAATGGCGCTCCCAAGCGCGCAATCATTCGCTTTCCCAGTTAATTTGGGATTTGTTCCATGAAACGGGCTATGATGCATTCGTAGGCGGTCTCCCCGGTGGCAAAGAAAGACAGGCAAACCTCCATGCCCTTTATGATCGGGCGCGTGCCTATGAACAAACATCCTTTCGTGGACTGTTCCGCTTCCTGCGTTTCGTCGACCGCATGGAAGAAAGAGGAGACGATTTGGAAGTCGCGCGCACCCTCGGTGAACAAGAAAATGTCGTAAAGATCATGTCGGTGCATAAAAGCAAGGGGCTAGAGTTCCCTGTCCTTTTTGTGGCCGGGATGACCAAACAATTTAATCTAAAAGATGCCCAATCGCCCATACAAATTCATCAATCGCTCGGATTTGGGTCCAAATATACGGACACTGAAAAACGCGCGACGTTTCAAACATTGCCTCTCATCACCATTAAAGAAGAAGCCCGAAAGGAGCAAATATCAGAGGAGCTCCGCATTCTTTACGTCGCAATGACTCGTGCCAAAGAAAAAGCTATTCTTGTAGGTTCCTCGAAAGACCGGGAAAAAACGGTGGAGACATGGATGAAAAAAACAACGGCAGAGCATGAGCAATTGCCATTTCAAACAAGGGCGCAGGCAAAAACGTTTTTCGATTGGATCGGCCCTTCCATCATACGGCATCCCGCTTCAAGCGTATTGCGTGAAACAGCGGAAAACCCTTCCGCGTTTACCCTTGCGGATGAATCCGAGTGGAACGTTGACCTTGCTGATACCCAAGGCTTTTCTGCCGATGAATCAAAAAGCGATGATTTGGAAACGACGTTGACCAAGGTGCAAGCATTACAGCCCGTTGAGATAGCATCACAAGACGATACCGATGCCGCTCTCGTGCAAAAACGTCTTGATTGGACATATCCCCGGCTCTCGGCAACGACGCATTTTGCAAAACAGAGTGTAAGCGAAATAAAAAAGCGTACCGACAACGAAGATCCATATGCTGCGAAACCGATGCGCGAACATCATTTTCAATCTACCAATGCTACGCGGCCCCGTTTCATGCAAGAAGACAAGGGTTCACTTCATCGTGCCGAAATCGGAACGGCGATGCATACGGTGATGCAACGCATCTCCCTTCAAGTGGATACCATTTCTCAAATTGAAGCAGCGATCGAGGAAATGAAAGAAAACGAACAGTTAAGCGAAACACAAGCACAAGCGATTGATATTCACGCCATTTTTCGTTTTCTTCAATCCGATCTAGGAAAACGAGTTCGACAGTCCTCTCACGTCTATCGGGAAGTGCCGTTTACATTCGTCAAGCCCGCGGACCAAATCTATTCTGGTTGGAGCGATAAAGATCCGGAGCCAATCCTTATTCAAGGGGTGGCCGACTGTTTATTTCGTGATGATGATCAACGTCTCGTTCTTATTGATTATAAGAACGATCAGATCAACAGTCGCATGAATGAGACTTTGCTTCGCAATCGTTATGAAGAACAGGTGCAACTCTACGCGGAAGCCATCGAACAGATATGGAAAATAGACGTACGTGAAAAATATTTATATTTCTTTGATGGCGGCTTTACGATTCAGATATGA